The genomic region ATAGAGGATTACCGCCCCGATGCTATGGCGGTGGAACAGCCCTTTGTCGATAAAAACGTTCGAACCGCGCTTGTTATCGGCAAGGCGCAGGCAATTGCTATTTTGGCGGCTGAAAAGCACGGCATTCCGTGTTTTGAATATTCACCGATGCAGGTTAAACAAGTGGTTACCGGTTACGGCGCCGGTTCTAAGGAACAGGTTCAACAAATGGTTAAATTACAGCTTAATCTGTCCGAAATACCTCAACCGAACGATGCTGCCGATGCTTTGGCGGTTGCTATTTGTCATATCAGAACAATTCATCAGGACGATATTATTAACAGGGCAAGGAGATAGGTGATGATATCCAATATCAGCGGTAAGTTAGAGGCATTGGGAACCGATTGGGCTGTTATTAATGTCGGCGGTATAGGTTTTCAGGTTCATTTATCTACCACCGCTATCAGCAAACTGGGAAATGTCGGTTCAAGTGTTAAGGTCTACACCCATCTGCATGTCCGTGAAGATAACCTTACTCTCTTTGGTTTTATCGGCGTTGATGAATTAGAGCTTTTTAAATCGGTAACCAGTGTTTCGGGAATTGGTCCGAAACTTGGGCTGGCAATGCTTTCGGCAATGGATCCGGATCAGATTATTATGGCGATTGCTTCGGGAAATGCCGATTTATTGACCGGAATCCCCGGTATCGGCAAGAAAACTGCCAGTCGGATTGTACTTGAACTTAAAGATAAAATCGGTACCGGCATGATGGCGACGCCGATGGCGGAAATTGCTCAAGAAAATGCAGACGTGCTGGCTGCGCTGACATCTCTGGGATACTCGGCTTCGGAAATTACCCGGGCTTTATCAAGTATCCCGCGCGATACCTCACTGACTATTGAGGATAAGATTAAATTGGCCTTGGGATACTTTGAACAAAAGTAGGGGCTAATTTTTAAGGGGTGTTCCTTTTGTCTTTGCGAGCCCCTTTTTTGTCATTTTGAGCCTGCCGAAGAATCTAGGAGTTAGCGGATAGTGCAGCGTTTGGTTAATCTTTATACGGTAGAGCGATGCCTCTTTTTTGTTTCTGAAGACACCTCATAGCCTACACTTCCCGTCCTTTTAGATCTTTCACTTCGTTCAGGATGACAAGAGCGAGATTGCCGCGTTGCTCGCTAACGTTCACTCCTCGCAAAGACGTTTCTACTATTGTCATTCTGAGCATAGCGAAGAATCTAGGAGTTGGCGGATAGTGCAGCGTCTGGTTACGGATTTTATGGTAGGGCGATGCCTCTTCTTGTTGCCAAGGCAACCCTATAGTCTGGATTTCCCATCCTCTTAGATCCTTCACTTCGTTCAGGATGACAAAAGCGAGATTGCCACGTCACTCGTCTAAAGGCTCTCTCCTCGCAAAGACGTTAAAAATCCCGTTCGCCCTGA from Dehalococcoidales bacterium harbors:
- the ruvA gene encoding Holliday junction branch migration protein RuvA, with protein sequence MISNISGKLEALGTDWAVINVGGIGFQVHLSTTAISKLGNVGSSVKVYTHLHVREDNLTLFGFIGVDELELFKSVTSVSGIGPKLGLAMLSAMDPDQIIMAIASGNADLLTGIPGIGKKTASRIVLELKDKIGTGMMATPMAEIAQENADVLAALTSLGYSASEITRALSSIPRDTSLTIEDKIKLALGYFEQK
- the ruvC gene encoding crossover junction endodeoxyribonuclease RuvC, whose amino-acid sequence is MRILGIDPGTIIMGYGIVDSEADNVSYVCCDALKCKQRSPIGERLCNIYDRICSVIEDYRPDAMAVEQPFVDKNVRTALVIGKAQAIAILAAEKHGIPCFEYSPMQVKQVVTGYGAGSKEQVQQMVKLQLNLSEIPQPNDAADALAVAICHIRTIHQDDIINRARR